The following coding sequences lie in one Musa acuminata AAA Group cultivar baxijiao chromosome BXJ3-1, Cavendish_Baxijiao_AAA, whole genome shotgun sequence genomic window:
- the LOC135629348 gene encoding pumilio homolog 24-like isoform X3, whose product MAVVGEVGGSKKRKREPSAAKGGGKPKLMQLKNAASKLEKLKTQGFKKPSKAFELKSGKPTKAGDEATVQAKKEPKTSRERRLAAKEMAETRKKKRKPNYNLEKELASLWEKMRCYNVGKQARSELVSEALRKMNGKFVEIAGSHVAARVLQTCVKYCTQEERDAVFEALRPHLLALSQKKYAVHLVKKLLDHASKKQLEWFISSLHGHVTSLLRHSVGSAVIDYVFHLANGSQKQILLMEMYSTELQLFKDLTLTNSGRLVDIISKLGLQKSSVLQHIMSVIQPLLEKGIVDHSIIHKALIEFFTIADKSSAADVIQQLLPLLVRESASAEESPHFSAPEMQKKRKIKNKNVKEPLLAWMIHTRDGLKICILCVKHASAKERKKVIKGIKGHVRKLSLDQLGSLLLVCVLSVVDDTKLVTKIVIRELQTMLKDLVLDKNGRRTVLQLLHPQCSRYFASEDLACLSLSVPSLSAQVEETEDPMEVGLEQCQNGESPMTDNENSEVGRKSLQLDTGGKKDSFRRRCELMVESGLAETQFQTAKYEVGGGDTGEFCQALGHIQYSGTI is encoded by the exons ATGGCGGTCGTGGGGGAGGTTGGCGGATCCAAGAAGAGGAAGCGTGAGCCCTCAGCGGCGAAGGGAGGGGGGAAGCCCAAGTTGATGCAGCTTAAGAACGCTGCCTCGAAGCTGGAGAAGCTCAAAACGCAAGGCTTCAAGAAGCCGTCCAAGGCGTTCGAGTTAAAATCGGGAAAGCCCACCAAGGCCGGCGATGAGGCCACTGTACAGGCGAAGAAGGAGCCTAAGACCTCAAGGGAGAGGCGCTTGGCTGCCAAG GAAATGGCagaaacaaggaagaagaagaggaaaccaaATTACAACCTTGAGAAA GAGCTTGCTTCATTGTGGGAAAAAATGAGATGTTACAACGTTGGCAAACAAGCGAGATCCGA GCTTGTAAGTGAAGCCTTACGTAAGATGAATGGGAAGTTTGTGGAGATTGCAGGCTCTCATGTTGCGGCACGTGTTCTTCAA ACGTGTGTCAAATATTGTACACAAGAAGAAAGAGATGCTGTTTTCGAGGCTCTTCGGCCTCATCTTCTTGCTCTTTCACAGAAAAAGTATGCAGTTCATTTAGTAAAGAAACTTTTAGATCATG CTAGCAAAAAACAACTAGAATGGTTCATATCCTCTCTACATGGGCATGTGACTTCTCTTCTGCGACATTCAGTTGGATCTGCAG TCATTGACTATGTATTCCATTTGGCCAATGGGTCCCAAAAGCAAATCCTTTTGATGGAGATGTACTCTACAGAGCTTCAATTATTTAAGGACCTGACCTTAACAAATTCAGGCAG GCTGGTGGATATAATTTCTAAACTTGGACTACAAAAATCATCTGTGTTGCAACACATTATGTCTGTGATTCAGCCACTTTTGGAAAAAGGGATTGTTGATCATTCCATTATACACAAGGCCCTCATAGAGTTTTTCACAATTGCTGATAAG TCCTCTGCTGCAGATGTGATTCAACAATTATTACCTCTTCTTGTGCGAGAGTCAGCTTCTGCAGAGGAGAGTCCTCATTTCTCAGCTCCAGAGATGCAGAAAAAGaggaaaattaaaaacaaaaatgtGAAAGAACCACTTCTTGCTTGGATGATTCACACAAGAGATGGTCTAAAGATCTGTATCCTCTGTGTCAAGCATGCAAGCGCAAAG GAAAGAAAAAAGGTTATTAAAGGCATAAAGGGTCATGTCAGAAAGCTTTCACTTGATCAACTTGGGAGTCTT TTGCTAGTTTGTGTCCTTTCGGTAGTTGATGATACGAAGCTTGTAACAAAG ATTGTAATACGAGAGCTGCAAACAATGCTGAAGGATCTGGTATTGGATAAG AATGGAAGACGTACAGTACTGCAGCTACTTCATCCACAATGTTCACGCTATTTTGCATCTGAGGATTTGGCTTGTCTAAGTTTATCTGTTCCTTCCCTTTCTGCACAG GTGGAAGAGACAGAGGACCCCATGGAAGTTGGCTTGGAGCAATGCCAAAATGGGGAGTCTCCCATGACAGATAATGAGAACAGTGAAGTTGGTAGGAAGAGTTTGCAGTTAGATACCGGAGGCAAGAAGGATTCATTTCGCAGGAGATGTGAATTGATGGTTGAGAGTGGGCTTGCTGAG ACACAGTTTCAGACAGCAAAATATGAAGTTGGAGGTGGGGATACAGGAGAGTTCTGTCAAGCTTTGGGTCACATTCAATATTCTG GGACTATTTGA
- the LOC135629348 gene encoding pumilio homolog 24-like isoform X1: MAVVGEVGGSKKRKREPSAAKGGGKPKLMQLKNAASKLEKLKTQGFKKPSKAFELKSGKPTKAGDEATVQAKKEPKTSRERRLAAKEMAETRKKKRKPNYNLEKELASLWEKMRCYNVGKQARSELVSEALRKMNGKFVEIAGSHVAARVLQTCVKYCTQEERDAVFEALRPHLLALSQKKYAVHLVKKLLDHASKKQLEWFISSLHGHVTSLLRHSVGSAVIDYVFHLANGSQKQILLMEMYSTELQLFKDLTLTNSGRLVDIISKLGLQKSSVLQHIMSVIQPLLEKGIVDHSIIHKALIEFFTIADKSSAADVIQQLLPLLVRESASAEESPHFSAPEMQKKRKIKNKNVKEPLLAWMIHTRDGLKICILCVKHASAKERKKVIKGIKGHVRKLSLDQLGSLLLVCVLSVVDDTKLVTKIVIRELQTMLKDLVLDKNGRRTVLQLLHPQCSRYFASEDLACLSLSVPSLSAQVEETEDPMEVGLEQCQNGESPMTDNENSEVGRKSLQLDTGGKKDSFRRRCELMVESGLAEGLFETCTDNVGELLRSNFGKEVVYELAVGGSDGILQSFADRMDALHKAIASLAALPKTNESQEDHVLENFHSSRLIRKLVLDCPGFTATLWEMALDGKCDVWAQGHWRQREKGGILDMVSAGVQEKPGFRLRYFGCVGCEFSGGYCVSTVSRRRLTSTCTMTCT, from the exons ATGGCGGTCGTGGGGGAGGTTGGCGGATCCAAGAAGAGGAAGCGTGAGCCCTCAGCGGCGAAGGGAGGGGGGAAGCCCAAGTTGATGCAGCTTAAGAACGCTGCCTCGAAGCTGGAGAAGCTCAAAACGCAAGGCTTCAAGAAGCCGTCCAAGGCGTTCGAGTTAAAATCGGGAAAGCCCACCAAGGCCGGCGATGAGGCCACTGTACAGGCGAAGAAGGAGCCTAAGACCTCAAGGGAGAGGCGCTTGGCTGCCAAG GAAATGGCagaaacaaggaagaagaagaggaaaccaaATTACAACCTTGAGAAA GAGCTTGCTTCATTGTGGGAAAAAATGAGATGTTACAACGTTGGCAAACAAGCGAGATCCGA GCTTGTAAGTGAAGCCTTACGTAAGATGAATGGGAAGTTTGTGGAGATTGCAGGCTCTCATGTTGCGGCACGTGTTCTTCAA ACGTGTGTCAAATATTGTACACAAGAAGAAAGAGATGCTGTTTTCGAGGCTCTTCGGCCTCATCTTCTTGCTCTTTCACAGAAAAAGTATGCAGTTCATTTAGTAAAGAAACTTTTAGATCATG CTAGCAAAAAACAACTAGAATGGTTCATATCCTCTCTACATGGGCATGTGACTTCTCTTCTGCGACATTCAGTTGGATCTGCAG TCATTGACTATGTATTCCATTTGGCCAATGGGTCCCAAAAGCAAATCCTTTTGATGGAGATGTACTCTACAGAGCTTCAATTATTTAAGGACCTGACCTTAACAAATTCAGGCAG GCTGGTGGATATAATTTCTAAACTTGGACTACAAAAATCATCTGTGTTGCAACACATTATGTCTGTGATTCAGCCACTTTTGGAAAAAGGGATTGTTGATCATTCCATTATACACAAGGCCCTCATAGAGTTTTTCACAATTGCTGATAAG TCCTCTGCTGCAGATGTGATTCAACAATTATTACCTCTTCTTGTGCGAGAGTCAGCTTCTGCAGAGGAGAGTCCTCATTTCTCAGCTCCAGAGATGCAGAAAAAGaggaaaattaaaaacaaaaatgtGAAAGAACCACTTCTTGCTTGGATGATTCACACAAGAGATGGTCTAAAGATCTGTATCCTCTGTGTCAAGCATGCAAGCGCAAAG GAAAGAAAAAAGGTTATTAAAGGCATAAAGGGTCATGTCAGAAAGCTTTCACTTGATCAACTTGGGAGTCTT TTGCTAGTTTGTGTCCTTTCGGTAGTTGATGATACGAAGCTTGTAACAAAG ATTGTAATACGAGAGCTGCAAACAATGCTGAAGGATCTGGTATTGGATAAG AATGGAAGACGTACAGTACTGCAGCTACTTCATCCACAATGTTCACGCTATTTTGCATCTGAGGATTTGGCTTGTCTAAGTTTATCTGTTCCTTCCCTTTCTGCACAG GTGGAAGAGACAGAGGACCCCATGGAAGTTGGCTTGGAGCAATGCCAAAATGGGGAGTCTCCCATGACAGATAATGAGAACAGTGAAGTTGGTAGGAAGAGTTTGCAGTTAGATACCGGAGGCAAGAAGGATTCATTTCGCAGGAGATGTGAATTGATGGTTGAGAGTGGGCTTGCTGAG GGACTATTTGAAACTTGTACTGATAACGTTGGTGAGCTACTCCGTTCAAACTTCGGCAAAGAAGTAGTTTATGAG CTAGCTGTTGGTGGAAGTGACGGTATCTTGCAATCTTTTGCTGATAGAATGGATGCCTTGCATAAAGCAATAGCTTCACTGGCAGCCCTGCCCAAGACAAATGAGTCACAAGAGGACCATGTTTTGGAGAACTTCCACTCCAGTAGGCTCATCAGGAAGCTCGTCCTTGATTGCCCTGGTTTCACAGCCACTCTGTGGGAAATGGCTTTGGATGGGAAGTGCGACGTCTGGGCTCAAGGGCACTGGAGGCAAAGAGAAAAGGGCGGCATTCTGGATATG GTAAGCGCAGGGGTACAAGAGAAGCCAGGCTTCCGACTAAGGTACTTTGGATGCGTAGGATGCGAGTTCTCAGGCGGTTACTGCGTAAGTACCGTGAGTCGAAGAAGATTGACAAGCACATGTACCATGACATGTACATGA
- the LOC135629348 gene encoding pumilio homolog 24-like isoform X4, producing MGSLWRLQALMLRHVFFKRVSNIVHKKKEMLFSRLFGLIFLLFHRKTSKKQLEWFISSLHGHVTSLLRHSVGSAVIDYVFHLANGSQKQILLMEMYSTELQLFKDLTLTNSGRLVDIISKLGLQKSSVLQHIMSVIQPLLEKGIVDHSIIHKALIEFFTIADKSSAADVIQQLLPLLVRESASAEESPHFSAPEMQKKRKIKNKNVKEPLLAWMIHTRDGLKICILCVKHASAKERKKVIKGIKGHVRKLSLDQLGSLLLVCVLSVVDDTKLVTKIVIRELQTMLKDLVLDKNGRRTVLQLLHPQCSRYFASEDLACLSLSVPSLSAQVEETEDPMEVGLEQCQNGESPMTDNENSEVGRKSLQLDTGGKKDSFRRRCELMVESGLAEGLFETCTDNVGELLRSNFGKEVVYELAVGGSDGILQSFADRMDALHKAIASLAALPKTNESQEDHVLENFHSSRLIRKLVLDCPGFTATLWEMALDGKCDVWAQGHWRQREKGGILDMVSAGVQEKPGFRLRYFGCVGCEFSGGYCVSTVSRRRLTSTCTMTCT from the exons ATGGGAAGTTTGTGGAGATTGCAGGCTCTCATGTTGCGGCACGTGTTCTTCAA ACGTGTGTCAAATATTGTACACAAGAAGAAAGAGATGCTGTTTTCGAGGCTCTTCGGCCTCATCTTCTTGCTCTTTCACAGAAAAA CTAGCAAAAAACAACTAGAATGGTTCATATCCTCTCTACATGGGCATGTGACTTCTCTTCTGCGACATTCAGTTGGATCTGCAG TCATTGACTATGTATTCCATTTGGCCAATGGGTCCCAAAAGCAAATCCTTTTGATGGAGATGTACTCTACAGAGCTTCAATTATTTAAGGACCTGACCTTAACAAATTCAGGCAG GCTGGTGGATATAATTTCTAAACTTGGACTACAAAAATCATCTGTGTTGCAACACATTATGTCTGTGATTCAGCCACTTTTGGAAAAAGGGATTGTTGATCATTCCATTATACACAAGGCCCTCATAGAGTTTTTCACAATTGCTGATAAG TCCTCTGCTGCAGATGTGATTCAACAATTATTACCTCTTCTTGTGCGAGAGTCAGCTTCTGCAGAGGAGAGTCCTCATTTCTCAGCTCCAGAGATGCAGAAAAAGaggaaaattaaaaacaaaaatgtGAAAGAACCACTTCTTGCTTGGATGATTCACACAAGAGATGGTCTAAAGATCTGTATCCTCTGTGTCAAGCATGCAAGCGCAAAG GAAAGAAAAAAGGTTATTAAAGGCATAAAGGGTCATGTCAGAAAGCTTTCACTTGATCAACTTGGGAGTCTT TTGCTAGTTTGTGTCCTTTCGGTAGTTGATGATACGAAGCTTGTAACAAAG ATTGTAATACGAGAGCTGCAAACAATGCTGAAGGATCTGGTATTGGATAAG AATGGAAGACGTACAGTACTGCAGCTACTTCATCCACAATGTTCACGCTATTTTGCATCTGAGGATTTGGCTTGTCTAAGTTTATCTGTTCCTTCCCTTTCTGCACAG GTGGAAGAGACAGAGGACCCCATGGAAGTTGGCTTGGAGCAATGCCAAAATGGGGAGTCTCCCATGACAGATAATGAGAACAGTGAAGTTGGTAGGAAGAGTTTGCAGTTAGATACCGGAGGCAAGAAGGATTCATTTCGCAGGAGATGTGAATTGATGGTTGAGAGTGGGCTTGCTGAG GGACTATTTGAAACTTGTACTGATAACGTTGGTGAGCTACTCCGTTCAAACTTCGGCAAAGAAGTAGTTTATGAG CTAGCTGTTGGTGGAAGTGACGGTATCTTGCAATCTTTTGCTGATAGAATGGATGCCTTGCATAAAGCAATAGCTTCACTGGCAGCCCTGCCCAAGACAAATGAGTCACAAGAGGACCATGTTTTGGAGAACTTCCACTCCAGTAGGCTCATCAGGAAGCTCGTCCTTGATTGCCCTGGTTTCACAGCCACTCTGTGGGAAATGGCTTTGGATGGGAAGTGCGACGTCTGGGCTCAAGGGCACTGGAGGCAAAGAGAAAAGGGCGGCATTCTGGATATG GTAAGCGCAGGGGTACAAGAGAAGCCAGGCTTCCGACTAAGGTACTTTGGATGCGTAGGATGCGAGTTCTCAGGCGGTTACTGCGTAAGTACCGTGAGTCGAAGAAGATTGACAAGCACATGTACCATGACATGTACATGA
- the LOC135629348 gene encoding pumilio homolog 24-like isoform X5: MAVVGEVGGSKKRKREPSAAKGGGKPKLMQLKNAASKLEKLKTQGFKKPSKAFELKSGKPTKAGDEATVQAKKEPKTSRERRLAAKEMAETRKKKRKPNYNLEKELASLWEKMRCYNVGKQARSELVSEALRKMNGKFVEIAGSHVAARVLQTCVKYCTQEERDAVFEALRPHLLALSQKKYAVHLVKKLLDHASKKQLEWFISSLHGHVTSLLRHSVGSAVIDYVFHLANGSQKQILLMEMYSTELQLFKDLTLTNSGRLVDIISKLGLQKSSVLQHIMSVIQPLLEKGIVDHSIIHKALIEFFTIADKSSAADVIQQLLPLLVRESASAEESPHFSAPEMQKKRKIKNKNVKEPLLAWMIHTRDGLKICILCVKHASAKERKKVIKGIKGHVRKLSLDQLGSLLLVCVLSVVDDTKLVTKIVIRELQTMLKDLVLDKNGRRTVLQLLHPQCSRYFASEDLACLSLSVPSLSAQVEETEDPMEVGLEQCQNGESPMTDNENSEVGRKSLQLDTGGKKDSFRRRCELMVESGLAETQFQTAKYEVGGTI, encoded by the exons ATGGCGGTCGTGGGGGAGGTTGGCGGATCCAAGAAGAGGAAGCGTGAGCCCTCAGCGGCGAAGGGAGGGGGGAAGCCCAAGTTGATGCAGCTTAAGAACGCTGCCTCGAAGCTGGAGAAGCTCAAAACGCAAGGCTTCAAGAAGCCGTCCAAGGCGTTCGAGTTAAAATCGGGAAAGCCCACCAAGGCCGGCGATGAGGCCACTGTACAGGCGAAGAAGGAGCCTAAGACCTCAAGGGAGAGGCGCTTGGCTGCCAAG GAAATGGCagaaacaaggaagaagaagaggaaaccaaATTACAACCTTGAGAAA GAGCTTGCTTCATTGTGGGAAAAAATGAGATGTTACAACGTTGGCAAACAAGCGAGATCCGA GCTTGTAAGTGAAGCCTTACGTAAGATGAATGGGAAGTTTGTGGAGATTGCAGGCTCTCATGTTGCGGCACGTGTTCTTCAA ACGTGTGTCAAATATTGTACACAAGAAGAAAGAGATGCTGTTTTCGAGGCTCTTCGGCCTCATCTTCTTGCTCTTTCACAGAAAAAGTATGCAGTTCATTTAGTAAAGAAACTTTTAGATCATG CTAGCAAAAAACAACTAGAATGGTTCATATCCTCTCTACATGGGCATGTGACTTCTCTTCTGCGACATTCAGTTGGATCTGCAG TCATTGACTATGTATTCCATTTGGCCAATGGGTCCCAAAAGCAAATCCTTTTGATGGAGATGTACTCTACAGAGCTTCAATTATTTAAGGACCTGACCTTAACAAATTCAGGCAG GCTGGTGGATATAATTTCTAAACTTGGACTACAAAAATCATCTGTGTTGCAACACATTATGTCTGTGATTCAGCCACTTTTGGAAAAAGGGATTGTTGATCATTCCATTATACACAAGGCCCTCATAGAGTTTTTCACAATTGCTGATAAG TCCTCTGCTGCAGATGTGATTCAACAATTATTACCTCTTCTTGTGCGAGAGTCAGCTTCTGCAGAGGAGAGTCCTCATTTCTCAGCTCCAGAGATGCAGAAAAAGaggaaaattaaaaacaaaaatgtGAAAGAACCACTTCTTGCTTGGATGATTCACACAAGAGATGGTCTAAAGATCTGTATCCTCTGTGTCAAGCATGCAAGCGCAAAG GAAAGAAAAAAGGTTATTAAAGGCATAAAGGGTCATGTCAGAAAGCTTTCACTTGATCAACTTGGGAGTCTT TTGCTAGTTTGTGTCCTTTCGGTAGTTGATGATACGAAGCTTGTAACAAAG ATTGTAATACGAGAGCTGCAAACAATGCTGAAGGATCTGGTATTGGATAAG AATGGAAGACGTACAGTACTGCAGCTACTTCATCCACAATGTTCACGCTATTTTGCATCTGAGGATTTGGCTTGTCTAAGTTTATCTGTTCCTTCCCTTTCTGCACAG GTGGAAGAGACAGAGGACCCCATGGAAGTTGGCTTGGAGCAATGCCAAAATGGGGAGTCTCCCATGACAGATAATGAGAACAGTGAAGTTGGTAGGAAGAGTTTGCAGTTAGATACCGGAGGCAAGAAGGATTCATTTCGCAGGAGATGTGAATTGATGGTTGAGAGTGGGCTTGCTGAG ACACAGTTTCAGACAGCAAAATATGAAGTTGGAG GGACTATTTGA
- the LOC135629348 gene encoding pumilio homolog 24-like isoform X2, which produces MVSLKLQKRLAASVLKCGLGKVWLDPNEVSEISMANSRKRKGTREARLLTKEMAETRKKKRKPNYNLEKELASLWEKMRCYNVGKQARSELVSEALRKMNGKFVEIAGSHVAARVLQTCVKYCTQEERDAVFEALRPHLLALSQKKYAVHLVKKLLDHASKKQLEWFISSLHGHVTSLLRHSVGSAVIDYVFHLANGSQKQILLMEMYSTELQLFKDLTLTNSGRLVDIISKLGLQKSSVLQHIMSVIQPLLEKGIVDHSIIHKALIEFFTIADKSSAADVIQQLLPLLVRESASAEESPHFSAPEMQKKRKIKNKNVKEPLLAWMIHTRDGLKICILCVKHASAKERKKVIKGIKGHVRKLSLDQLGSLLLVCVLSVVDDTKLVTKIVIRELQTMLKDLVLDKNGRRTVLQLLHPQCSRYFASEDLACLSLSVPSLSAQVEETEDPMEVGLEQCQNGESPMTDNENSEVGRKSLQLDTGGKKDSFRRRCELMVESGLAEGLFETCTDNVGELLRSNFGKEVVYELAVGGSDGILQSFADRMDALHKAIASLAALPKTNESQEDHVLENFHSSRLIRKLVLDCPGFTATLWEMALDGKCDVWAQGHWRQREKGGILDMVSAGVQEKPGFRLRYFGCVGCEFSGGYCVSTVSRRRLTSTCTMTCT; this is translated from the exons GAAATGGCagaaacaaggaagaagaagaggaaaccaaATTACAACCTTGAGAAA GAGCTTGCTTCATTGTGGGAAAAAATGAGATGTTACAACGTTGGCAAACAAGCGAGATCCGA GCTTGTAAGTGAAGCCTTACGTAAGATGAATGGGAAGTTTGTGGAGATTGCAGGCTCTCATGTTGCGGCACGTGTTCTTCAA ACGTGTGTCAAATATTGTACACAAGAAGAAAGAGATGCTGTTTTCGAGGCTCTTCGGCCTCATCTTCTTGCTCTTTCACAGAAAAAGTATGCAGTTCATTTAGTAAAGAAACTTTTAGATCATG CTAGCAAAAAACAACTAGAATGGTTCATATCCTCTCTACATGGGCATGTGACTTCTCTTCTGCGACATTCAGTTGGATCTGCAG TCATTGACTATGTATTCCATTTGGCCAATGGGTCCCAAAAGCAAATCCTTTTGATGGAGATGTACTCTACAGAGCTTCAATTATTTAAGGACCTGACCTTAACAAATTCAGGCAG GCTGGTGGATATAATTTCTAAACTTGGACTACAAAAATCATCTGTGTTGCAACACATTATGTCTGTGATTCAGCCACTTTTGGAAAAAGGGATTGTTGATCATTCCATTATACACAAGGCCCTCATAGAGTTTTTCACAATTGCTGATAAG TCCTCTGCTGCAGATGTGATTCAACAATTATTACCTCTTCTTGTGCGAGAGTCAGCTTCTGCAGAGGAGAGTCCTCATTTCTCAGCTCCAGAGATGCAGAAAAAGaggaaaattaaaaacaaaaatgtGAAAGAACCACTTCTTGCTTGGATGATTCACACAAGAGATGGTCTAAAGATCTGTATCCTCTGTGTCAAGCATGCAAGCGCAAAG GAAAGAAAAAAGGTTATTAAAGGCATAAAGGGTCATGTCAGAAAGCTTTCACTTGATCAACTTGGGAGTCTT TTGCTAGTTTGTGTCCTTTCGGTAGTTGATGATACGAAGCTTGTAACAAAG ATTGTAATACGAGAGCTGCAAACAATGCTGAAGGATCTGGTATTGGATAAG AATGGAAGACGTACAGTACTGCAGCTACTTCATCCACAATGTTCACGCTATTTTGCATCTGAGGATTTGGCTTGTCTAAGTTTATCTGTTCCTTCCCTTTCTGCACAG GTGGAAGAGACAGAGGACCCCATGGAAGTTGGCTTGGAGCAATGCCAAAATGGGGAGTCTCCCATGACAGATAATGAGAACAGTGAAGTTGGTAGGAAGAGTTTGCAGTTAGATACCGGAGGCAAGAAGGATTCATTTCGCAGGAGATGTGAATTGATGGTTGAGAGTGGGCTTGCTGAG GGACTATTTGAAACTTGTACTGATAACGTTGGTGAGCTACTCCGTTCAAACTTCGGCAAAGAAGTAGTTTATGAG CTAGCTGTTGGTGGAAGTGACGGTATCTTGCAATCTTTTGCTGATAGAATGGATGCCTTGCATAAAGCAATAGCTTCACTGGCAGCCCTGCCCAAGACAAATGAGTCACAAGAGGACCATGTTTTGGAGAACTTCCACTCCAGTAGGCTCATCAGGAAGCTCGTCCTTGATTGCCCTGGTTTCACAGCCACTCTGTGGGAAATGGCTTTGGATGGGAAGTGCGACGTCTGGGCTCAAGGGCACTGGAGGCAAAGAGAAAAGGGCGGCATTCTGGATATG GTAAGCGCAGGGGTACAAGAGAAGCCAGGCTTCCGACTAAGGTACTTTGGATGCGTAGGATGCGAGTTCTCAGGCGGTTACTGCGTAAGTACCGTGAGTCGAAGAAGATTGACAAGCACATGTACCATGACATGTACATGA